One Clostridium estertheticum DNA segment encodes these proteins:
- a CDS encoding cyclase family protein encodes MIIYDISMTIEKSMGVYKNIEEKRPVIKFERKIPKDSINESSMYMNLHTGTHIDAPYHVDDMGATIESIDLNKLITKCRVLDLTKIVDGITKEDLVDKNITSGEFLLLKTRNSFSEEFQFDFVFLKKSGAEYLAEKKVIGVAIDSFGIERAQPEHETHKILFSSGITIIEGVRLKEIKEDEYFMCALPLKIKGVDGAPARIVLIKDMI; translated from the coding sequence ATGATTATATATGATATCTCAATGACTATTGAAAAAAGTATGGGAGTTTACAAGAATATAGAAGAAAAAAGACCAGTAATTAAATTCGAGAGGAAAATTCCAAAGGATAGCATTAATGAATCTAGCATGTATATGAACTTGCATACAGGAACTCATATTGATGCCCCATATCACGTAGATGATATGGGAGCTACTATTGAATCTATTGATTTAAATAAATTGATTACAAAGTGTAGAGTATTAGATCTAACAAAGATAGTAGATGGTATAACAAAAGAGGATCTTGTGGATAAAAACATTACATCTGGTGAATTCTTATTACTTAAAACTAGAAATTCCTTTTCAGAAGAATTTCAGTTCGATTTTGTTTTTCTTAAAAAAAGCGGCGCAGAGTATTTAGCGGAGAAAAAAGTAATTGGAGTAGCAATAGATTCCTTTGGAATAGAGAGAGCTCAGCCAGAGCATGAAACCCATAAAATCCTTTTTAGTAGTGGAATAACTATCATAGAAGGAGTTAGACTAAAAGAAATAAAAGAGGATGAATACTTCATGTGTGCGTTGCCACTTAAAATTAAAGGAGTGGATGGTGCTCCTGCTAGGATTGTTTTAATAAAAGACATGATATAA
- a CDS encoding aminopeptidase P family protein produces MNVKKRIEELRNEMRERGIDACIVPSSDPHQSEYVAEHYTARTFITGFTGSAGTAIITLSEAGLWTDGRYFIQAENQLRDTGVTLFRMGESGIPTVEAFLKQNLNKGAKIAFDGKVISVEYFRGLEKALESSEFTYEVNEDLIDIIWKDRPQRPCSQVVLHDVAFAGESRESKLAKVVLEMKTMGADYYVISGLDDIAWLLNIRARDVKCNPLTIAYAVISEEKYYLFIDDKKINSVVRAELEKANVEIMPYDSIGEFLKEIQAEAILLDAARTSTWIYSAIKIKIIEAMDITTRFKAIKNDIQIENVRSAMVRDGVAMVKFISWLKRTIKTRNITEIEASDKIEEIRRVGENYYDLSFASISAYRANASMPHYSATQKDQATIMQESLYLLDSGAQYLDGTTDITRTIAVGPLTDEEKTDFTLVLRGMIDLTLQKFLHGTTGSNLDIIARIPLWNAGMDYKHGTGHGVGFFLNVHEGPHRISVVPNTIKLEKGMVVSNEPGVYKAGKHGIRIENLVVVQEIENTLYGGQFMKFETLTLCPIDLEVIDVSLLTLEEKNWLNNYHKTVFEKLSTYLKGEELEYLKQATVEI; encoded by the coding sequence ATGAACGTAAAAAAAAGAATTGAAGAGTTAAGAAATGAAATGAGAGAAAGAGGCATAGATGCTTGCATTGTCCCTAGTTCAGATCCACATCAAAGTGAATACGTAGCAGAGCACTATACTGCTAGAACTTTTATAACAGGATTCACTGGTTCTGCTGGTACCGCAATTATAACTTTAAGTGAGGCCGGTTTATGGACAGATGGAAGATACTTTATACAAGCAGAAAATCAATTAAGAGATACAGGAGTAACACTATTTAGAATGGGAGAGAGTGGCATTCCAACTGTTGAGGCATTTTTGAAGCAAAATCTTAATAAGGGAGCAAAGATTGCTTTTGATGGTAAGGTTATTTCAGTAGAGTATTTTAGAGGCCTGGAAAAGGCTTTAGAAAGTAGTGAATTTACCTATGAGGTTAATGAAGATTTAATAGATATAATATGGAAAGATAGACCTCAAAGACCTTGTAGTCAGGTAGTTTTGCATGATGTAGCGTTTGCAGGAGAGTCTAGGGAATCAAAACTTGCTAAGGTAGTTCTTGAAATGAAGACTATGGGAGCAGACTACTATGTTATATCGGGCCTTGATGACATAGCATGGTTATTAAACATTAGAGCAAGAGATGTAAAATGCAATCCACTAACTATAGCTTATGCAGTGATTTCAGAGGAAAAATATTATCTATTTATAGATGATAAAAAAATTAATTCGGTTGTTAGAGCAGAGCTTGAAAAGGCTAATGTAGAAATAATGCCTTACGATAGTATAGGGGAATTTTTAAAAGAAATTCAAGCGGAAGCAATATTACTTGATGCAGCAAGAACTAGCACTTGGATATACAGCGCTATAAAGATTAAAATTATAGAGGCTATGGATATAACTACAAGATTTAAGGCTATAAAGAATGATATTCAAATTGAAAATGTTAGAAGTGCAATGGTACGCGATGGTGTGGCTATGGTTAAATTTATTAGCTGGTTAAAGAGAACCATAAAAACACGTAATATTACAGAAATAGAAGCATCAGATAAAATTGAAGAAATAAGAAGAGTAGGAGAAAATTACTATGATTTAAGCTTTGCATCAATTTCAGCTTACAGAGCAAATGCTTCAATGCCTCACTACTCTGCTACGCAAAAAGATCAGGCGACTATTATGCAAGAGAGCCTTTATTTATTAGATTCAGGCGCACAATACTTGGATGGAACAACAGACATTACAAGAACGATAGCCGTAGGTCCATTAACTGATGAAGAAAAAACAGATTTCACCTTAGTATTAAGAGGGATGATTGATTTAACATTGCAGAAATTTTTACATGGAACTACTGGTTCAAATTTAGATATTATAGCTAGAATTCCACTTTGGAATGCTGGAATGGATTATAAGCATGGAACAGGACATGGAGTAGGTTTCTTCTTAAATGTTCATGAAGGCCCACATAGAATATCTGTGGTTCCAAATACTATTAAGCTTGAAAAAGGAATGGTAGTGTCTAACGAACCAGGAGTTTATAAGGCAGGAAAGCATGGTATAAGAATAGAAAACTTAGTTGTTGTTCAAGAAATTGAAAACACTTTATATGGTGGACAATTTATGAAGTTTGAGACCTTAACACTATGCCCTATAGACTTAGAAGTTATAGATGTTTCACTATTAACACTTGAAGAAAAAAACTGGTTAAACAATTATCACAAAACTGTATTTGAAAAACTTTCTACCTATTTAAAGGGAGAGGAACTAGAGTACTTAAAGCAGGCAACGGTGGAAATATAG
- the amrA gene encoding AmmeMemoRadiSam system protein A: protein MGKIIAYVTMPHPPIIIPEVGRGEEKKIKNTYDACARIGKEIAELKPEVIIVVTPHGTMFSDAIALSFENSISGSLKQFGALKVSMNFEIDMKLTEKIIDKANKNNIPTAKVTSSFLKKYGREYELDHGTIVPLYFVVNKYDSFKLVHITYGGLSPIQLYKFGKIIKEAVEESNENAVFIGSGDLSHHLKDEGPYDYNPFGEKFDAEIISLLTKGDVAGVFNINSEMVENAGECGLRSYYMMLGAMEGNEIKGELLSYEGTFGVGYAVIKFELKKNDRDILSEIMVGKRKKYMERVNNEDVYVRLARESLTHYLIEGDFMDEPSYVTEEMTNNKRGVFVSLKKFGQLRGCIGTIFPVTDSIASEIMRNAIEAGEEDPRFSPVSEGELEDIVFSVDVLTEPIPALKEELDPKKYGVVVRSGRKSGLLLPDLEGVNTIEEQISIVLNKAGISTNEDYSIEKFEVIRHK from the coding sequence ATGGGAAAAATAATAGCTTACGTTACAATGCCACATCCCCCTATAATAATTCCAGAGGTGGGGCGTGGAGAAGAAAAGAAGATAAAAAATACATATGATGCTTGCGCGCGCATTGGGAAGGAAATAGCAGAGTTAAAACCAGAGGTAATAATAGTAGTTACGCCGCATGGTACTATGTTTTCAGATGCCATAGCACTTTCTTTTGAAAATTCTATTTCAGGAAGTTTAAAGCAATTTGGTGCGTTAAAAGTTTCTATGAATTTTGAAATAGATATGAAACTTACAGAGAAAATAATCGATAAGGCGAACAAAAATAATATACCAACAGCCAAAGTAACATCAAGCTTTCTTAAAAAGTATGGTAGAGAATATGAACTAGATCATGGTACCATAGTTCCACTGTATTTTGTTGTAAATAAATATGATTCTTTTAAGCTTGTTCATATTACATATGGAGGGCTTAGTCCTATACAATTATATAAATTTGGTAAAATCATCAAGGAGGCAGTAGAGGAAAGTAATGAAAATGCTGTGTTTATTGGAAGTGGTGATCTTTCTCATCATCTTAAAGATGAAGGCCCTTATGATTATAATCCCTTTGGAGAAAAGTTTGATGCAGAAATAATAAGTCTATTAACAAAGGGCGATGTAGCAGGAGTATTTAATATAAATTCTGAAATGGTTGAAAACGCTGGAGAATGTGGTTTAAGGTCCTATTATATGATGCTTGGAGCGATGGAGGGTAATGAAATAAAGGGAGAACTTCTTTCCTATGAAGGCACCTTCGGAGTTGGATATGCAGTAATTAAATTTGAACTTAAAAAAAATGACAGAGACATATTATCAGAAATCATGGTGGGAAAAAGAAAAAAATACATGGAAAGAGTAAATAATGAAGATGTCTATGTTAGGCTTGCTAGGGAAAGTCTTACTCATTATTTAATAGAGGGCGATTTCATGGATGAGCCGAGCTATGTAACAGAGGAAATGACAAATAATAAAAGAGGGGTATTTGTATCTCTTAAAAAATTTGGACAGCTAAGGGGCTGCATAGGTACCATTTTTCCTGTAACAGACAGTATTGCTAGTGAAATAATGCGAAATGCCATTGAAGCAGGAGAGGAAGACCCAAGGTTTAGTCCAGTGTCCGAGGGAGAGCTTGAGGATATTGTGTTTTCTGTAGATGTTTTAACTGAGCCAATACCAGCTTTAAAAGAAGAATTAGATCCCAAAAAATATGGGGTAGTTGTACGAAGTGGAAGAAAGAGTGGACTTCTATTACCGGACCTTGAGGGTGTGAATACCATAGAGGAACAGATAAGCATTGTGCTAAACAAAGC
- a CDS encoding APC family permease — MNIWKKKSLEQMLHSAEKSDLKKNLTAVDLAALGIGAVVGTGIFVSTGVGAHLAGPAVVLSFIVAAIVSGLCALSYAELATMFPVAGSTYSYSYVAFGEIVAWTIGWDLMLEYLVSSAAVASGWSGTFVGLLKSAGVNMPLAITRTPMAGGIVDLPAVAIVVFVTWILFEGIKESKKLNNIIVLIKVGVIILFIVLGVFHVSVANYKPFAPFGWKGVMAGASIIFFAFIGFDAVSTAAEETINPKRDVPRGLAICLGVVILLYVTVAVVITGMVPYNEISQNNAVPGALQRFGITWGAALVGTGAVVGMISTLIVMLYGQIRIFMVMSRDGLLPKVFSHIHPVHQTPNRCTLITGSLAAVMAGFLPLDLIIQLCNIGTLFAFVLVSIGVIVLRKTMPNVERKFKCPWVPLVPILTTLACVYLMSALPAITWISFVIWLLIGLLIYLLYGKNHSELQKEELI; from the coding sequence ATGAATATTTGGAAGAAAAAATCCCTAGAGCAGATGTTACATTCCGCCGAAAAATCTGATTTGAAAAAGAATCTCACAGCAGTTGACCTTGCAGCACTTGGAATAGGTGCAGTTGTTGGTACAGGAATTTTTGTTTCAACAGGTGTCGGTGCTCATTTAGCAGGACCTGCGGTTGTTTTATCATTTATTGTAGCAGCAATAGTAAGTGGACTTTGTGCTCTTTCCTATGCTGAGCTTGCTACAATGTTTCCAGTTGCAGGTAGTACTTATTCATATTCATATGTTGCTTTTGGTGAAATAGTAGCCTGGACTATAGGTTGGGATTTAATGCTTGAGTATTTAGTTTCGTCAGCTGCAGTTGCATCGGGGTGGTCAGGAACCTTCGTAGGGCTATTAAAATCTGCAGGAGTTAATATGCCTTTAGCGATAACTAGAACACCCATGGCAGGTGGAATTGTTGACTTACCAGCTGTTGCAATAGTGGTGTTTGTAACCTGGATATTATTTGAAGGTATTAAAGAAAGTAAAAAGCTGAACAACATAATCGTTTTGATAAAAGTTGGAGTAATTATTTTATTTATAGTACTTGGCGTATTTCATGTTAGTGTAGCTAATTATAAACCATTTGCTCCTTTTGGATGGAAGGGCGTTATGGCAGGTGCTTCAATTATATTCTTTGCTTTTATTGGTTTTGATGCAGTTTCAACTGCTGCAGAAGAAACTATAAATCCAAAGAGAGATGTACCTAGAGGACTTGCTATTTGCCTAGGAGTGGTGATTCTACTTTACGTTACAGTTGCAGTTGTTATAACGGGCATGGTTCCATATAATGAAATAAGTCAGAACAATGCTGTTCCGGGTGCATTGCAAAGGTTTGGAATTACCTGGGGAGCTGCTTTGGTTGGAACTGGTGCGGTGGTAGGTATGATATCAACACTGATTGTGATGCTTTATGGACAGATAAGAATATTTATGGTTATGTCAAGAGATGGGCTATTGCCAAAGGTGTTCTCGCACATACACCCAGTTCATCAAACACCTAATCGTTGTACATTAATCACTGGTTCTTTAGCGGCGGTAATGGCAGGATTTTTACCCTTAGATCTTATAATACAACTATGTAATATAGGTACATTATTTGCCTTCGTTCTTGTTTCTATAGGTGTTATAGTTCTTAGAAAAACTATGCCAAATGTTGAAAGAAAGTTTAAATGCCCATGGGTACCACTTGTACCTATCCTTACTACATTGGCATGTGTTTACTTAATGTCAGCATTACCTGCAATAACATGGATTAGCTTTGTAATTTGGTTATTAATTGGATTACTAATTTATTTATTGTATGGTAAGAATCATAGTGAACTTCAAAAGGAGGAACTAATATAA